In Phoenix dactylifera cultivar Barhee BC4 chromosome 1, palm_55x_up_171113_PBpolish2nd_filt_p, whole genome shotgun sequence, the genomic stretch TCACACCTCTCTCTCGCATGGTCTTCCACACTCGAGCCATGCTGTCCCACCTCCCTCTTGTACCATACATCCGACctaatacaaaataaggaagtgACGAGCGAGGCTTCAACTCCATCACTTTCTCTGCAACTATTTCTTCCAGCCGCACATTCCTGTGAATCCTGCAAGCTTCAAGAAGCAATTCCCATGTTGCTGCAATAGGCTTGCGAGGCATAGTCTCTATAATCTCCATTGCCTCTCTCAGCCTCCCTGCACGGCCCATCATGTCCACCATGCAGTTATAGTGCTCCAGACCTCGTACCACCCGATATCTCTTCTCCATGGATGAAAATACTCTCTTTCCTTCATGGACCATGCCTTCATGACTGCAAGCAGATAAAACACCGACAAGAGTAATTCTATCAGGTTTATTACCACTCTCTTGCATTTCTTTGAAGATTCTTAGAGCTTCTGTGCCTTGCCCATTTCGAGCTAAGCCCATGATCATGGTATTCCAGAAGACCAAGTCCTTGGTAGCCATTGCTGAGAAAATTTTCATAGCTGATTCCGTCGATCCTAACTTAGTATACATGTCTGCAAGAGCACTAGAAACAATCAAATCTGCCTCAAAACCCAATTTAAAAACCAAACAGTGGATCTGCGTTCCCTGCTCGGTCAACCCAAAACAGGAACTTGAACGCAGAATACTTGCAAAGGTGAATCCCGTCGGCCTGATTTCCTTCCTCAGAGCCAGCACAAAGAGCCTCAGAGCTTCATGCACAAGCCCGCTTCGTGCATAGGTTGATGCCATGGAGTTGAAGAGCGCCGAATCCCATCTGTCCATTTCTTGGAAGAGCCGGATTGAATTGTCCAGTCTGCCACACATGGAATACAGGTCAATAACAGCACTAGAAACTACATAATTCGAAAGGAATCCCATCTTGAAGCACTGGGCCAAAAGTTGCTCACCCTTGGCCAAATGCCCAAGGTCGGCGCAAACATGGATCACCGACGACACCGTGAACTCATCAATTGGAAACCCATGAGCTCTCATCGAACGGAAACACTCCAATGCCTTCTCACCATGACCTGAGTTGCCGTAAACCGAGATCATCGAATTCCAAGAGATGACATCGAGGTCCTCCATGGCTCGAAAGACACCGCAAGCGTAACCGACGACTCCAACCCTTCCATACATATCAATAAGTGCATTGCCAACCACGGTGTTCGATGAATTCGAGCCGCTACGGATGAGAAACCCGTGCACTTGTTTGGCGTGCCGAGCATCGGAGACACAGGAGGCAGCGAGGGACAGCGTGTACTCGCTGAACCTCGCGCCGAGTTCTTGCATTTCGTAGAGCAGTTCAGAGGCCTCATCGAACAAGCCATTGGAGATGCACCCGGAGATGATGGAATTCCAGCTGACAGTATCCCGCAGGGGCATTTCTTCGAAGAGCTGGCGGGCTTCGTGAATGCGGCCGGTCTTGGAGAGCAGAGCGAGAAGAATGTTGAACGAGAAGGCGTTCTTGGAGGGGATTTCGTCGAAGACTCGGAAGGCGGAGGTGGTGGAGCCGAGGCGAGAGTAGAGGTCGAGGAGGCGGTTGGCGAGGAAGGTGTGGCGGTGGAGGCCGGTTTTGATGAGGTTGGAATGGAGGGTTTGGGCGGAGGGAAGGGAGTTGAGAGAGAGGCAGTGGCCAATGAGAATAGAAAAGGAGGAAATATCGAATTTTTTGAAGGGTCCAAGTTTTGGAGGGGAAATGATCATAAGGGGCTAAGATGCGGGGTTTAAGAGCGGAGGGAGGGGCACCCCATCTTTTTGTTTATCTTCCGATGCTTCCTTTCTTGCTTCTTTTGGTAGTTTTCTCCTTCCATTTGGAGTTTGGGGGGGAGGATTTCTTCCCAGGTCTCAAAAgcgctttttttttattattataaaaaaaacacaTTTCTTTCCTAAGGTTCCTTATCATTCACAATCGAGACCGAAATCgattgaaataaaaattaaaacaatcATTATTTCAACCGTATTTGATTCGTGATTGAAATCAaaattgaaatgaaaataaaatttaaatgctAGAAAAGAATAGAAATTGAATGTTTAGGATTTCAGGCATTTGCATTTTTCTTTAGAGACTCTTCTAAACTAAATAGCTGGAATGGAAGCCACTCATTTTTATTCTAATTCTAAAGTCTAATTCCTTCCAACCAAACATACTCTTAATCACACCAGCTTGTTTATAGGTTTCTAAAACCAAATTGATCCATTCTAACAGGGGATTTagggagcttttttttttttaaaaaaaaaattgatattatTGTGGCCTGCTACTGGTGGAAGCTTATGAACTTCAAAGACGGGTATGCTGCCGGGCAAGAAGCAAGAATGAGAACTAGCTTTGCAATCAGAGTCAACTGAAAAATAGACATCAGAATGAGAGTTGGTTTGCTACTTAGACATTTTGAGGTTAATTAACTTACTCGTAGAAAATTTACCTATCATGTAAGGTCTGCCAGCAACTTTTGGTCATCATATAAAAATTAGGCATATCAAAAGACAAAACTAGTTTCTCAAAAATTTCACTGAAAATCTTGTTATTGTATTGTTGATAATGTCCGTACACTCATGTACAGAAATCTCACATGCATTTAGGTTACTCGTACATTGCTAGGGTTAGTTCCACTTCAATtgcaagagttgaaagaagagAATAGATAGAAATGAGGATGCTAAATAGATGGAATAAGTGAGGAGAAGCAAACTACTAAAATCTATCATTGTGCAAGATTATTTAATAGAAATAAGTATTTTTCTACTAACACTGAATTCCCATTGATGCAAAAAATGATAGAAACAAAATTCTCTGTTTACTAGAGTAACCATTGAAtagttaaaataaataaaaaaaaaattaaaccttGTAAGAAAGGTTGTTTGGtcttgatacacatacaacaTGATTGCTTTTCAATCTAAAGCTATGAATTGAAAGCTGATATTTTAAATGCTCTTGAGTCCTCTTTTTTCATTCCAAGCTGTAAGTGATCTCTGCTTCTTCACAGTGATTTCTTACGTCTCCCCATCTCCTTGATGGATATCCCCTACCTCCAAAAAAAATGTAGACGAGTATCTTATATTGCAGCCGTTCCGAGAAGATGATAGCACTGTTCTTCCACTAAAACTTTTTTCCATCATTGCTCTTCCTATTAACCAAGCCATTTGATGTTCCATCATGAAACCTTTTGGCACAAGCAGTGCGCTATAATTTGATATACATATAGTAGCTTTCCGATCCATCAACTCTCTTGTTTCATTAACCTGCAGCAACAACATTACACGAGCTTGGCACAAGAAACTTCATTCATGTCCAATGATCCTTCCAATTATTTCGAGCACACGCCTCCGTCGGTCTGTTACATAACACCCTACTTACAAACTCCACCAAAGAGGATCCACTTTGTTCTCTATCAGTTGCCACAACATCAATAACCTTATCAATGAAAAGCAGAGACTAATTGGCAGCCATTGAGATTAGTCTCTTGGCACCCGGGGGGATCTCTGATCTCAACTGCTGCCCTTCTCACGGAATGTTTATGGAGGAGAGAGCTCTCAAACGATAAAGACTGCCAACATTTTTTCAGAGCCCAAGTCTAGGCAACCGTCGCTGATGTTGTGCTTGTGCCTAGTCAGTCTCTGTAATAGTCAACGTCCTCCAATTTTACCTATATTCAGCTCATAACTTCATTGTACACTGTACATATATTACCAAGGAGCATATCCTTTGATTACATTAACCTTCCAATTTTCTCATTGTCTTGAAATGCATGCGAAAAATTTCTTGTTCAACTGTCAGATCCAACTGAAACCAGGATTCTTTTTAATCCTTCTTTCACGCATCATTCGTCTAACTTGTATTGAACTCTCCCAGTCGCCATGAGCAGCATATATGCTAGATAATTGCACATAAGAGCCAGAATGCTGAGGGTTAAGCTCAATAAGCTTCTCAGCCACCTTATTTCCTAAAGCCTCTTCTCCATGAGCCTTGCATCCTCCAAGCACTGATGTCCACATGCTAGCATCAGCCTCAAAGGGCATTTTATCAATGAAATCAACTGCTTCCTTAAGTCGACCAGCACGCACTAACAAATCAACAATGCATGAGTAATGCTCAACAACTGGTTCAATACCATAGTCTCCCTTCATCCTATGAAACCATCTTAATCCTTCCTCGATTAGTCCACAGTGGCAGCAACCAGAAAGGACAGCAATAAAGGTCACCACATTTGGGCTTACTCCTGCATTTCTCATTgtttcaaagagttcaagaactTCAATTCCATATCCATTTGATGCATAACCCATTAACATTGAGTTCCATAGGACTACATCAAATTTCCTCATTTCATTGAATAGCCTCAGCCCCTGACTGACACCACCACATTTACAATAGAGATCAATAATTGAAGAAGAGATTATAATGTCTGACTCAAGGCCAACCACAGTAGCCCAAGCAAATATCTGTTCTCCGAGACCAAGCAAACAAATGCTTGCGCAAGCACTCACCGCACTAGCCAAAGCCACTTTGTCAGGCCTAAGATCCAGCTGATGCATCTCGCAGAAGAGCTCTAATGCATCAATGACACAACCATTCTGGCTGTATCCCACTATCATTGAATTCCACGAGATCAAACTTTTGCTTGGAATTGACTCAAAGATCCGCCTCGCATCTACAATTCTCCCGCAGTTTGAGTATACATTGATCATTGAGTTGAGTACAACTGTGTCGTGCTTTTTGAGCTCACCGAAAACCTTGCAAGCATCCTCCCAGTAGCCAGATTTGGAATAAGAGTCTATGAGAGCACTTGCAAcaactatattttctataagtccATGTCTGAAACAACAAGCATGCAGTTGTTTCCCATATTCTAGCTCACTGAAACTCATAGAAGCACCAAGAAGACTCACAAGAGTTGATGAATCCGGCATGACTCCCTCCCTCCTCATCCTTCTAAAAAGATGCAATGCCTCTTCTCCTTGATCATTAATGACACACCCATTAATCATAGAATTCCACAAAACAACACCAGGATTCTCTCTCCTGTCAAAAACCTTTCTCGCATCCACCAAACTTCCGTGGCCTGCATAGCCCGAAATCAAAGCCGACAAAGAGAAGTCATCAGGTTCTAGCATTGAGTCCAAAACTAAACAAGCACTATCAAAATCCTCACACTTTGCATACATGTTGACAAGCGTGCTGCCCAGGACGGTATCCAGGTCCACCTGGCTCATGACAATACGTGCATGAATCTGTTTGCCGAAATCATGAGCCACGTGATCAGCGCAGGCACTGAGGACCGTTGCCAGCACAAAACTATCGTTGCACGGTGACGAAGGTCCCACGAAATCCGAACCCATCTTCTTAAACAAGCGAAAAGCTTCGTGAACTTGGCCTCTGCGGACATACCCATGAATGATCGCATTACAGGCAACGGCATCCGTCATCGGCATCTCTTCGAACAAGCGCCGGGCGTTCTCCAGATCGCCGCATCTAACAAGGCCAGTGACGATGGCGTTCCACGAGAAGGTGTTCCTTTCGGGCATAGAGTCGAACAGTTCTAGCGCAGCACTGGGATCGCCTGACTTGAGGCAGGCATCTAGGAGCAAGTTCCAGGCGAAGCAGTTCCGGTGGGGCATTTCGTCGAACAGGCTTCGGGCGTCGGTGAGGTTGGGGCAGCAGCGGGCGTACATTTGCAGGAGGCAGTTGGAGGCGAAGAGGGAGGAGGCGTGGCCGGACTTGAGGAGGAGCTGGTGGAGCTGCTGCCCTTGGGAGCGGAAGCGTGGGGCGACGCATGAGCGAAGCCAATAGGAGCACAAGTGGAGGTCGACGGTCATGGGGGGCAGAGATCATCCTTGGTGTTAGAAAAGGTGGCCAACCGCCCCGACAGCCCTTCCTCTATACTTACCGCTCATAGGAGTGTCAATGGGCTGGTTCTGGGTGGTTTGGCCAAGGCCCAATTTTAGCCTGGAGTTGCGAGCTAGGCCTTTTTAGCCCAAGTTctcccccctcttttttttctctctcttcttcttctcgcaTGCGCGCGCGTGCCCacgtttttgtgtgtgtgtgtgtgtgtgttttttttggtataacGGTGGCTCATACGCAATGGGTGTGAATgcggccaacaaaatcagaaaataaaaaactataCAAGGGCTCAGGCAATGATGCGTGGTTTGTCTAGATAAAATATTTGAAGTAGTGAGTTGcaaaggaggcaacccaatcgTTTTCTTCTCGTTAAAAATCAAGTCTAAACAAAAAGAACTGCTTAGGTTGGATCTTGTTGGtctctagggtttgagctttgAGTAGGGCAACTTTTCAAGCCATGAACGGGTCAAACCTATTTAAGACCTAATCACCTGGTTCCGAGGGCCTCATTGGCATGAGGAGATAGGTGCGACCAGGTGCAATTGATAACAACATGGTTGAATCATGAAGCGCCATGCCGACATGGAAGTTTGCATGAATATAAGTGCTGCATCATAGTGTTTACCATtaagattattattattattattattattattattattgcttagcatgatttttggtttcttggttggaCAACTCTTTAGTGAATGATGCCATGAATAAGATGTGTTGCATACTTGCATGTATAATTGctcatatcaaaaatttatttgctTTTCTTCGAACTCTCCATttttgaaaggaaaagaaaacatgGTGCTATAACAAATAATAATCACAAAGTTGTGATGTATTAAGATAAAGAGTGTGCTCACATTTATTTTCCAAAGGTTTTCTTCAGAAATGATTTAGAGCATcttgatataatattatttatccTAAAATTATGTAAGCTAAAGTCATGGTTTATCACATGTATGGGCATATAAATTGTAGATGATAAAAGGTTGTACATGGAGCAGCACATCATGAGAGACCCTGCAAGGTAAAGCATTCAATCTGACgatgtattaaaaaaaagaatccgTGTTCTTTTAATCTACCGTACAATCGCATTACTTAGATGACTGGATGATCATCCAAGGTGCAAAGACTAATGCTTGTAGAAAAGCCTAAAAAATTGAACAATATACTCTCAACAACATTTTAACAACATTACCACCAGAAAGAATCCATGTTCTTTTAATCTAGAAACCTTTTGTTTGTGGTGGTCGCCTAAGCTTTTAGGATCTTATGCCAATAAGCATAATTAAGTTTATTAATTGATTCAACCTTTTCACTTCTTATataatctccttttttttttcgtttcatCTTTTTTCCCTTACTTTCTTTGGAAATTAAGAAGCCACTTGTCATGTGCTAATCATTTTTCAATATAATTTTTTGAATAATTAAGAACAAAATAGAATATCCATGGTCGAATGAATCCGCTTTGAATTCTCTTGCTGATTGGAGATTAGAGTGGAGATTTTATTTTACTGAACTTTATTGAACTCATTTGGTATAATCTATCATGATTGATTGATCTTAGCATAGATCACTATCAATATTGACCAAGTATACCGATCAATTGATCTTAGCTTCAATCTCCATCAACATTGAACCAAAAAATATAAGCAACACAAAAGTTCTTAACTTATTCGATGTGGGACCATTATTCCTCAACGCCCCTCTCACAAAAAGGTATGTGGATTAATAAATGGGAGTGTGGAAGTTTCGGTAAGCAAGAACAATCGATGGgatctgataccatgttaagcTTCTATCTAAAAAATCGGACATTTGGATGGGCCCAAGAGTAAGATAATCGATGGGATTATTAGTCCTCAACATCTTTTAACTAATGTTTCCTAGAAACAAAATATTGTAGGTTTATTAAAGTGTCCCCAAGCATTGTCTTTTGCGTGTCAAATGATGTGGCAATTTTTTTGATGTCAATGTAAGTTTTTTGATGATATGTCTGCTTGTTATATACAcacaaaatatgaaaataattcCCAGTGTCATATGGTACAAGGGGGCTAGTGCAACTTGTGAGGTTTGTTGCAATACACAAGGATGGTTGAATACTAAGTTGCCAATCTAGTATCCAATGGACCTTGAAAAATGTTTATGTTACAGTAACAAAAGCCCCAAACCATTTTTCTTCCATACATAAACTACTTATTTCTTAAGATTGTTAACTTCAAAGTTATCATCTATGCTTCAGTAAAGAGAATTTTAACCATTCATATGAAGACCCAAAAGAACTGTGTAACACATGGAGAATGATGATTAAGATTGTAAGTTTTTAAGAGATTGGGAGACAGAGTTTACAAAATATTTAATCTAATCTTTTgttggttaaaaaaaaataataatctaatcTTTGTCTCTTTTAAATTTGATCACAAGAggcaacaattacaagactCTGTACCCGTCTGAAACTAACCATAGTAATACATCTTTTTCCCTATTTCTTTGTATGTTCAATTCTCCCCGATTTTTTTATGTCTAATAACTATCCACCTCTACATTTTTCAGATGATTGGCTCCAATGAGTCCAATCTCTCATATGCCTTCAATAGGTTCTGCTCACCCTAGTTTTCACTCACCACGATGTCATGCAAGGATGAAAATGCCCTTAAAGGGTTACATGagcttttttttaattctattttttcagTAATACGGTGGTAACGAGACACCACCAGATTTGAACCCTAAAAC encodes the following:
- the LOC120112860 gene encoding pentatricopeptide repeat-containing protein At1g43980, mitochondrial-like; this translates as MIISPPKLGPFKKFDISSFSILIGHCLSLNSLPSAQTLHSNLIKTGLHRHTFLANRLLDLYSRLGSTTSAFRVFDEIPSKNAFSFNILLALLSKTGRIHEARQLFEEMPLRDTVSWNSIISGCISNGLFDEASELLYEMQELGARFSEYTLSLAASCVSDARHAKQVHGFLIRSGSNSSNTVVGNALIDMYGRVGVVGYACGVFRAMEDLDVISWNSMISVYGNSGHGEKALECFRSMRAHGFPIDEFTVSSVIHVCADLGHLAKGEQLLAQCFKMGFLSNYVVSSAVIDLYSMCGRLDNSIRLFQEMDRWDSALFNSMASTYARSGLVHEALRLFVLALRKEIRPTGFTFASILRSSSCFGLTEQGTQIHCLVFKLGFEADLIVSSALADMYTKLGSTESAMKIFSAMATKDLVFWNTMIMGLARNGQGTEALRIFKEMQESGNKPDRITLVGVLSACSHEGMVHEGKRVFSSMEKRYRVVRGLEHYNCMVDMMGRAGRLREAMEIIETMPRKPIAATWELLLEACRIHRNVRLEEIVAEKVMELKPRSSLPYFVLGRMYGTRGRWDSMARVWKTMRERGVKKVSGCSWICIRNLVFVFKSDQILHYGGEETYLVLRLLCWEMEGEGYVPEQHAEFEDQEE
- the LOC120113026 gene encoding putative pentatricopeptide repeat-containing protein At1g77010, mitochondrial, with the translated sequence MTVDLHLCSYWLRSCVAPRFRSQGQQLHQLLLKSGHASSLFASNCLLQMYARCCPNLTDARSLFDEMPHRNCFAWNLLLDACLKSGDPSAALELFDSMPERNTFSWNAIVTGLVRCGDLENARRLFEEMPMTDAVACNAIIHGYVRRGQVHEAFRLFKKMGSDFVGPSSPCNDSFVLATVLSACADHVAHDFGKQIHARIVMSQVDLDTVLGSTLVNMYAKCEDFDSACLVLDSMLEPDDFSLSALISGYAGHGSLVDARKVFDRRENPGVVLWNSMINGCVINDQGEEALHLFRRMRREGVMPDSSTLVSLLGASMSFSELEYGKQLHACCFRHGLIENIVVASALIDSYSKSGYWEDACKVFGELKKHDTVVLNSMINVYSNCGRIVDARRIFESIPSKSLISWNSMIVGYSQNGCVIDALELFCEMHQLDLRPDKVALASAVSACASICLLGLGEQIFAWATVVGLESDIIISSSIIDLYCKCGGVSQGLRLFNEMRKFDVVLWNSMLMGYASNGYGIEVLELFETMRNAGVSPNVVTFIAVLSGCCHCGLIEEGLRWFHRMKGDYGIEPVVEHYSCIVDLLVRAGRLKEAVDFIDKMPFEADASMWTSVLGGCKAHGEEALGNKVAEKLIELNPQHSGSYVQLSSIYAAHGDWESSIQVRRMMRERRIKKNPGFSWI